From a region of the Nonlabens dokdonensis DSW-6 genome:
- a CDS encoding formimidoylglutamase, protein MSKHFTLFTEEHRDHYVSNRYDLNDADSLESEDDAISFAQSLEICVDTEELSNVKAKYILIGIPEDIGVRANMGRAGASEAWNAFLKSFLSLQQTSVNDVSRFCILGNVFTEDLMNQAKDLNPSKHKDRKQFSDLVSLLDQRVSEIATKIMEAGKVPIVIGGGHNNCYPLLRACGYSKPVDCINIDAHTDLRAAKGRHSGNGFNHAIHDGYLKSYYILGIQENYLSQPMVDLIDSNLNINYSPYGSINGLADSAAQVALQHIDSSRFSLEIDMDVVANFPSSAQSPVGYSFQEVRSLISEIIKQASSFPTYIHICEAAPKYGYENQVGKALATLVNDLP, encoded by the coding sequence ATGAGCAAGCATTTTACCCTTTTTACAGAAGAGCATCGAGATCATTATGTTTCTAATCGTTATGATCTGAATGATGCAGATAGTTTAGAATCAGAAGATGACGCAATTTCTTTTGCTCAATCCCTAGAAATTTGTGTTGATACTGAAGAACTTTCTAACGTGAAAGCAAAATATATTCTCATTGGTATTCCAGAAGACATAGGAGTGCGCGCAAATATGGGTAGAGCAGGCGCGAGTGAAGCGTGGAACGCTTTTTTGAAATCCTTTTTGAGCTTACAACAAACATCAGTTAATGATGTAAGTCGCTTTTGTATTTTAGGAAATGTATTCACAGAAGATTTAATGAATCAGGCAAAGGATTTGAATCCATCAAAACATAAAGATAGAAAACAGTTTAGTGACCTTGTTTCTTTGTTAGATCAGCGAGTGAGTGAAATCGCTACTAAAATTATGGAAGCTGGTAAAGTACCCATAGTTATAGGTGGTGGACATAATAATTGTTATCCATTACTTAGAGCTTGTGGTTATTCTAAACCAGTAGATTGTATTAATATAGATGCACATACAGATCTAAGAGCTGCAAAAGGAAGGCATAGTGGCAATGGTTTTAATCATGCAATTCATGATGGTTATTTAAAGTCTTACTATATACTAGGTATTCAAGAAAATTATTTGAGCCAGCCTATGGTGGATCTTATAGACTCAAATTTAAATATCAATTATAGTCCCTATGGATCCATTAATGGTCTTGCAGATAGCGCTGCTCAAGTAGCGCTTCAACATATAGACTCATCAAGATTTTCTTTAGAAATAGATATGGACGTAGTGGCAAATTTTCCATCTAGTGCGCAATCTCCAGTAGGGTATTCATTTCAAGAAGTAAGAAGTTTAATAAGCGAGATTATTAAGCAAGCATCTTCTTTTCCTACATACATTCATATATGTGAGGCAGCACCAAAATATGGTTATGAAAACCAAGTAGGTAAGGCGCTAGCAACTTTAGTAAATGACCTTCCTTAG
- the hutI gene encoding imidazolonepropionase, translating into MSTLFTNIKELIQVREHGKDLLRGKQMDELPSIKNAFLWIEDGLIKDYGSMDEFHPHPAEEVYDCTGKIITPGYVDSHTHLVFAGTREKEFEDRIHGLTYEEIAVRGGGILNSAAALGKMTEDELFEQARLRLDEVVAQGTTAIEIKSGYGLSVESELKILRVVSRLRESGTTTHHIIPIKRTFLGAHAFPEKYKNDREGYIKLIIHEMLPKIGEEKLADYIDVFCETNYFTVDEMLRIIEAGSAYGLKAKVHVNQFTSLGAIDAAVKAGAVSVDHLEVMESTDFMALSKAKTIATALPSCSFFLGLDYAPVNEMIDRDIAVSLASDYNPGSTPSGNLNFVFSLACIKMKMTPQRAFNALTVNAAHALEMQDELGSITKGKRANLLIFKNIESIAAVPYNFGQVVIDQVVIDGVFI; encoded by the coding sequence ATGAGCACACTTTTTACAAATATCAAGGAATTAATTCAAGTACGCGAACATGGAAAAGATCTCTTACGTGGCAAACAGATGGATGAATTGCCTTCTATCAAAAACGCCTTTTTATGGATAGAAGATGGTCTCATCAAAGATTATGGAAGTATGGATGAATTTCATCCACATCCTGCAGAAGAAGTTTATGATTGCACCGGTAAAATCATTACTCCAGGTTATGTAGATAGTCATACACATTTAGTATTTGCAGGTACGCGTGAGAAGGAATTTGAAGATAGAATTCATGGATTGACTTATGAAGAAATTGCTGTCCGTGGTGGTGGTATTCTGAATAGTGCGGCCGCTTTAGGAAAAATGACAGAAGATGAGCTTTTTGAACAAGCTCGTTTACGACTGGATGAAGTCGTTGCTCAAGGAACTACTGCTATAGAAATTAAAAGTGGTTATGGACTGAGTGTAGAAAGTGAATTGAAAATATTGAGAGTTGTATCTCGCTTGCGCGAAAGCGGAACAACCACCCATCATATTATACCAATTAAAAGAACTTTTCTGGGAGCACATGCTTTTCCTGAGAAATATAAGAATGATCGAGAAGGATATATCAAGTTGATTATTCATGAGATGTTGCCTAAAATAGGCGAAGAAAAACTAGCCGATTATATTGATGTTTTTTGCGAGACCAATTATTTTACAGTAGATGAGATGTTGCGCATTATTGAGGCAGGAAGTGCTTATGGTTTAAAAGCAAAAGTTCATGTGAATCAGTTTACTTCTTTGGGCGCTATCGATGCTGCTGTAAAAGCAGGAGCAGTAAGTGTCGATCACCTGGAAGTGATGGAATCGACAGATTTTATGGCGTTATCAAAGGCAAAAACAATTGCCACGGCATTACCTAGCTGTTCGTTTTTTCTAGGATTAGATTATGCCCCTGTAAATGAAATGATCGATCGAGATATTGCTGTTTCTCTGGCAAGTGATTACAACCCAGGAAGTACGCCATCTGGAAATTTAAATTTTGTATTCTCATTAGCCTGCATAAAAATGAAGATGACACCACAACGTGCTTTTAATGCGTTAACAGTGAATGCAGCTCATGCTTTAGAAATGCAAGATGAATTAGGTAGTATTACTAAGGGAAAAAGAGCCAATCTTTTGATCTTTAAGAATATTGAGAGTATAGCTGCTGTTCCTTATAATTTTGGTCAGGTTGTGATTGATCAAGTGGTTATTGATGGGGTATTTATTTAG
- a CDS encoding trans-sulfuration enzyme family protein yields MKEKQHPNYLCVHAGQLKDTIYGGATAPIYTSTAYDYRGEGTNLYPRYFNTPNQVALGKKMAALEHTEAGMIFGSGMAAISAVFLAFLKTGDHIILQRAIYGGTSHFVAAEFEKLGIEFTMIEHVNKESLQTALKSSTKMVYMETPSNPLLEVTDMTLVSAFAKANSLTSVIDNTFASPINQNPADFGIDIIIHSATKYLGGHSDICAGTVSCSQQHMDQLWKTAKNYGGSLSDQTVYLLERSIKTLGLRVKQQSKTAKKIARFLEKHPDIKKVNYPGLKSHPQYTLAKKQMKAYGGMMSFELEDHINETLFLELLEVIFPALSLAGVESTILAPTTTSHSLLTPEERKEQGISDRLLRFSVGIEEASILIADLENAINNSRSK; encoded by the coding sequence ATGAAAGAAAAACAGCATCCTAATTACCTTTGCGTCCATGCTGGACAGTTAAAAGACACGATTTACGGTGGCGCGACAGCTCCTATTTACACATCAACTGCTTATGATTACCGCGGTGAAGGAACAAATTTATATCCGCGTTATTTCAACACACCTAATCAGGTAGCGTTAGGTAAGAAAATGGCAGCTTTAGAACATACAGAGGCTGGAATGATTTTCGGTAGTGGTATGGCTGCAATTAGTGCCGTTTTTCTCGCATTTTTAAAAACTGGTGATCACATCATTTTACAACGAGCCATTTATGGCGGTACATCACATTTTGTCGCGGCAGAATTTGAGAAACTAGGTATTGAGTTCACCATGATCGAACATGTAAATAAAGAAAGCTTGCAAACTGCCTTAAAGTCCAGTACTAAAATGGTGTACATGGAAACACCTAGTAATCCGTTATTAGAGGTTACAGATATGACTTTGGTTTCCGCTTTCGCGAAAGCGAACTCCTTAACAAGCGTCATTGACAATACTTTTGCTTCTCCTATTAATCAGAATCCAGCCGATTTTGGTATCGATATCATTATACATAGTGCGACTAAATATTTAGGCGGTCACAGCGATATTTGTGCAGGAACGGTAAGTTGTAGTCAGCAGCACATGGATCAACTGTGGAAAACTGCAAAAAATTATGGAGGAAGTTTAAGTGACCAGACTGTTTACCTTTTAGAGCGAAGTATAAAAACTTTAGGATTAAGAGTGAAGCAACAATCTAAAACCGCAAAGAAAATAGCGCGGTTTTTAGAAAAGCATCCCGACATAAAAAAAGTAAATTATCCAGGATTAAAATCTCATCCACAATACACACTTGCCAAAAAGCAAATGAAAGCATATGGCGGCATGATGTCATTTGAATTAGAAGATCATATAAATGAAACCCTTTTCTTAGAGCTACTAGAGGTCATATTTCCAGCATTGAGCCTTGCTGGTGTGGAGAGTACAATTTTAGCACCTACCACTACTTCTCACAGCTTATTAACTCCAGAAGAAAGAAAAGAACAAGGCATCTCTGATCGACTTTTGAGGTTTTCTGTAGGAATAGAAGAAGCCAGCATCCTAATAGCCGACCTTGAAAACGCCATCAATAACAGTAGAAGTAAATAA
- the bshB1 gene encoding bacillithiol biosynthesis deacetylase BshB1 → MKLDILAIGAHPDDVELSCAGVLLKEQSLGKKTGVLDLTRGELGSRGSAVIRDQEAANAAKILKLSARENLAFKDGFFTNDEEHQLEIIKIIRKYKPEIVLCNAIIDRHPDHAKGSELASVSCFLSGLKRIETFLDGDKQEHWRPKHVYHYIQWLDLEPDFVVDISGFIDGKMAAVQAYGTQFYNPDDKGPKTPINSKNFLDSIKYRSANFGRIIGTEHAEGFISERHPAVNSLFDLI, encoded by the coding sequence ATGAAATTAGATATACTAGCCATAGGCGCACATCCAGACGACGTAGAATTGAGTTGTGCAGGAGTTCTTCTTAAAGAACAATCATTAGGAAAAAAAACAGGAGTATTAGATTTAACAAGAGGTGAGTTAGGGTCAAGAGGTAGTGCTGTAATTAGAGATCAAGAAGCAGCTAATGCTGCAAAAATTCTCAAGCTTTCAGCTAGAGAAAATCTAGCTTTCAAAGATGGATTTTTCACTAATGACGAAGAACACCAACTAGAAATCATCAAGATAATTAGAAAGTATAAACCTGAAATAGTTCTTTGTAACGCGATAATAGATAGACATCCAGATCATGCAAAAGGATCTGAATTAGCTAGTGTAAGCTGTTTCCTTTCTGGACTAAAACGTATTGAAACCTTTCTAGATGGTGATAAACAAGAGCACTGGAGACCTAAACATGTTTATCACTACATTCAGTGGTTGGACTTAGAGCCTGATTTTGTTGTAGATATATCTGGATTTATTGACGGAAAAATGGCCGCAGTTCAGGCTTATGGGACGCAATTTTATAATCCCGATGATAAAGGCCCTAAAACTCCTATTAATTCTAAAAATTTCTTAGACTCTATTAAATATCGAAGCGCAAACTTTGGAAGAATCATAGGAACTGAACATGCTGAAGGGTTTATTAGTGAAAGACATCCAGCGGTAAACAGCCTTTTTGACCTGATTTAA
- the pta gene encoding phosphate acetyltransferase yields the protein MTNKAIYITTIEPHSGKSIVSLGLMQLLLSKTPKVGYFRPIIDDFESGKMDNHIKTIISYFNLDLKFEDAYAFTRGEVIAMKNLDQEDEIISKIIEKYKAVEEQYDYVLIEGTSFSGEGSLIEFDINVAIARNLGVPAIILASGVDKSLEDLTGSLRIAFDSFKDKGVEVLAVIANKVMEENAHLVVSNLQKKLPQQVIVNAIPLNPILANPSIKEIVDVLDATVLFGENYLNNQAGYFSVGAMQLRNYLTHLKDNGLVITPGDRADIILGALQANISANYPSISGIVLTGGLVPEESITKLIEGLSDVVPVISVQGGTYSVTNRIGDIKSQIYAENTQKIQSSIKDFEKHVNVDALVERLITFKTEKVTPRMFQYNLLKKAKTHKKHIVLPEGMDERILRATKQLTDINAVDITLLGDRKQIADKIAALDIQLDLGKVTVIDPAKSDDFLAFAKALYELRKHKNVNLAMAKDLMEDVSYYGTMMVYQGKADGMVSGAVHTTQHTILPALQFIKTKPDASIVSSVFFMCLEDRVSVYGDCAINPNPTAQQLAEIAISSAATSEAFQIDPKIAMLSYSSGSSGVGEDVERVREATSIVKKMRPDLKVEGPIQYDAAVDMKVGKTKMPDSEVAGQANVFIFPDLNTGNNTYKAVQRETKALAIGPIIQGLNKPVNDLSRGCTVEDIFNTVVVTAIQAQENF from the coding sequence ATGACTAACAAAGCTATTTATATCACCACTATAGAACCACATAGTGGTAAGTCCATTGTTTCACTCGGTTTAATGCAACTTTTGCTTAGTAAGACGCCTAAAGTAGGTTACTTCCGGCCTATTATAGACGATTTTGAATCCGGTAAAATGGATAATCATATCAAGACCATTATCTCGTATTTTAATTTAGATCTCAAATTTGAAGACGCTTATGCTTTTACTCGTGGAGAGGTAATTGCTATGAAAAACTTAGATCAAGAGGATGAAATAATCAGCAAGATTATTGAAAAGTACAAAGCGGTTGAAGAGCAATATGATTATGTGTTAATAGAAGGTACAAGTTTTAGCGGTGAAGGTTCTCTTATTGAGTTTGATATCAATGTGGCTATCGCTAGAAACTTAGGAGTTCCTGCTATAATTTTGGCAAGTGGTGTAGATAAATCTTTAGAAGATCTAACGGGAAGTTTGCGCATCGCATTTGACTCCTTTAAAGATAAAGGCGTTGAAGTACTCGCTGTGATTGCAAACAAAGTGATGGAAGAAAATGCTCATCTTGTGGTGTCTAACCTTCAGAAAAAGTTACCTCAACAAGTCATCGTTAATGCAATACCGCTCAATCCTATTTTGGCAAATCCTTCCATAAAAGAAATTGTAGATGTATTAGATGCAACAGTGCTTTTTGGAGAAAATTATTTGAACAATCAAGCAGGATATTTCAGCGTTGGAGCGATGCAGTTGCGCAACTACTTGACTCACTTGAAAGACAACGGGCTTGTTATAACCCCAGGAGATAGAGCAGATATTATATTAGGCGCTTTGCAGGCAAATATTTCTGCAAATTATCCTTCGATTTCTGGTATTGTTCTTACAGGTGGTTTAGTACCTGAAGAATCCATTACCAAATTAATTGAAGGACTTTCTGATGTCGTTCCTGTGATCTCCGTTCAAGGCGGTACGTACTCGGTTACAAACAGGATAGGTGACATTAAATCACAGATCTATGCAGAAAACACGCAGAAAATTCAATCTTCCATTAAGGATTTTGAAAAGCATGTCAATGTTGATGCGTTAGTAGAACGATTGATCACTTTCAAAACAGAAAAAGTAACACCTAGAATGTTTCAATATAACTTATTGAAAAAGGCCAAAACTCATAAAAAACACATCGTCCTTCCTGAAGGTATGGACGAACGTATTTTGAGAGCCACAAAACAACTTACCGATATCAATGCAGTTGACATCACTTTATTGGGCGATAGAAAACAAATAGCTGATAAAATTGCTGCTTTAGATATTCAGCTAGATCTGGGTAAAGTGACTGTAATTGATCCAGCAAAGAGTGATGATTTTCTCGCTTTCGCGAAAGCGTTATACGAACTAAGAAAACACAAAAATGTCAATCTTGCGATGGCAAAAGACCTCATGGAAGATGTCTCCTATTATGGAACCATGATGGTATATCAAGGAAAAGCAGACGGAATGGTATCTGGAGCTGTACACACTACGCAACATACCATTTTACCGGCTTTACAATTCATTAAAACTAAACCAGATGCGTCAATAGTATCTTCTGTATTCTTTATGTGTCTAGAAGATCGAGTTTCTGTTTATGGAGATTGCGCGATCAACCCAAATCCAACTGCGCAACAACTCGCTGAAATTGCGATATCATCTGCCGCAACAAGTGAAGCTTTCCAGATTGATCCTAAAATTGCGATGCTCTCCTACTCTTCTGGTAGCTCTGGTGTAGGTGAAGATGTTGAACGTGTAAGAGAAGCTACGAGTATTGTAAAAAAAATGCGACCAGATCTAAAAGTAGAAGGTCCTATACAATATGATGCGGCGGTAGATATGAAGGTAGGAAAGACTAAAATGCCAGATTCCGAAGTGGCTGGACAGGCAAATGTCTTTATTTTCCCTGATTTAAATACTGGAAATAACACCTATAAAGCGGTACAACGAGAGACTAAAGCACTTGCCATAGGACCTATTATTCAAGGATTGAACAAACCTGTAAATGACTTAAGTAGAGGCTGCACGGTTGAAGATATCTTTAACACAGTGGTAGTTACTGCCATCCAAGCTCAAGAAAACTTTTAA
- a CDS encoding acetate/propionate family kinase — protein sequence MNILVLNAGSSSIKFQLLQLPQGKVVCSGMVERIGGKDAILSYKTDATEFKKETDVTTHKNGLTKIVSLLLDHDKGVITIVNEIHAVGHRVVHGGKLFTDTTLINEEVKEKIKEFSSLAPLHNPHNLEGILIAEELFPEAKQIAVFDTAFHQTMPVKVKKYALSNKFYDENDIQIYGFHGTSHKYVTAKALDHLKLESSKIISIHLGNGCSMTAVLNGKSVDTSLGFAPSNGLIMGSRSGDIDHAIIFHLVHKLGYEIEDVEKMLTKESGMLGLTGHVDLRDIQEKAANGDKNCQLALEMNAYRIKKYIGAYAAAMNGVDAIIFTAGIGENSALIRKMACSDMDFLGIQLDQDKNDERAGKIREIQNSDSKVKVLVIPTNEELEIASQVYDLVAH from the coding sequence ATGAATATTTTAGTATTAAACGCAGGCAGTTCTTCTATAAAATTCCAGCTACTACAACTTCCTCAAGGAAAAGTTGTTTGCAGCGGTATGGTAGAACGTATAGGTGGAAAAGATGCTATTCTTTCTTATAAAACGGATGCTACAGAATTTAAAAAAGAAACTGATGTTACTACTCATAAGAATGGTTTGACAAAGATTGTTTCTTTATTACTAGACCACGATAAAGGAGTTATTACTATTGTGAATGAAATCCATGCGGTAGGTCATAGAGTGGTTCATGGTGGTAAATTATTTACCGATACAACACTTATCAATGAGGAAGTAAAAGAGAAGATCAAAGAATTTTCTTCCTTGGCACCATTGCATAATCCGCATAATCTAGAAGGAATTCTTATCGCCGAAGAACTATTTCCTGAGGCAAAACAAATAGCTGTTTTTGACACTGCTTTTCATCAAACCATGCCTGTTAAAGTAAAAAAATATGCGTTATCAAATAAGTTCTATGACGAAAATGATATCCAGATTTATGGCTTTCATGGAACAAGTCATAAATATGTAACAGCAAAAGCATTGGACCACCTAAAACTTGAATCGTCTAAAATAATTTCTATCCATCTAGGTAATGGTTGCAGCATGACTGCTGTTTTGAATGGCAAAAGTGTGGATACAAGTCTGGGTTTTGCACCATCAAACGGCCTGATCATGGGTTCTCGTAGTGGTGACATAGATCATGCAATTATTTTTCACCTTGTCCATAAACTAGGATATGAAATCGAAGATGTTGAAAAAATGCTGACTAAAGAGAGTGGCATGCTAGGTCTCACCGGTCATGTAGATTTGAGAGATATTCAAGAAAAAGCTGCAAATGGCGACAAGAATTGCCAGCTAGCGCTTGAAATGAATGCCTACCGCATCAAAAAATACATAGGCGCTTATGCGGCTGCAATGAATGGTGTAGATGCTATCATTTTTACCGCTGGAATAGGTGAAAACTCTGCTCTAATTAGAAAAATGGCTTGTAGTGATATGGACTTCTTGGGTATTCAATTAGATCAGGATAAAAATGATGAACGAGCTGGAAAAATAAGAGAGATTCAGAACTCTGATTCCAAAGTTAAGGTTCTCGTGATTCCAACTAATGAAGAATTAGAAATCGCTTCTCAGGTTTATGATTTGGTAGCTCACTAA
- a CDS encoding DNA-formamidopyrimidine glycosylase family protein, translating into MPELPEVHGYKVYIDSTCLHKKITSIDCRDKRLFKKPAADFETFLVGEQLVNTVRIGKYLFIETSGEKVLVMHFGMTGRPKYYKSKEDRPKFGHIVLTFDNDFHFAFENKRKFGWWDLIDDIQEYKEEHGLSDDARELSLDDFKNSLKTRKTHIKKVLLDQSVCAGVGNWMADEILYQAKTHPKIKVENMMEKGIEDVFNAMKKVIEVAIEKDAHYSDFPQDFLMHFREEGGICFHTNDEIKKIQLGGRATYFSPNWQVL; encoded by the coding sequence ATGCCCGAATTACCAGAAGTCCATGGTTATAAAGTTTATATAGACAGTACCTGCCTCCATAAAAAAATCACTTCCATCGATTGCCGAGATAAAAGATTATTCAAAAAACCTGCAGCCGATTTTGAAACGTTTCTGGTAGGAGAACAACTAGTCAATACCGTTCGAATAGGTAAATATTTGTTTATTGAGACAAGCGGCGAGAAAGTACTGGTGATGCATTTTGGGATGACTGGTCGTCCTAAATACTATAAGTCAAAAGAAGACCGACCTAAATTTGGTCACATTGTCCTGACTTTTGATAACGATTTTCATTTTGCTTTTGAGAATAAAAGAAAATTTGGATGGTGGGATTTAATCGATGATATACAAGAGTATAAAGAAGAACATGGCCTGAGTGATGATGCCAGAGAATTGAGCTTAGACGATTTCAAGAATTCATTAAAAACTCGCAAAACACACATTAAAAAAGTACTTCTAGATCAAAGCGTTTGTGCTGGTGTAGGCAACTGGATGGCAGACGAGATTTTATACCAAGCAAAAACCCATCCTAAAATTAAAGTGGAAAACATGATGGAAAAAGGCATAGAAGATGTCTTTAACGCGATGAAAAAAGTCATCGAAGTAGCCATTGAAAAAGACGCACATTATAGCGATTTTCCTCAAGATTTTTTGATGCATTTTAGAGAAGAAGGCGGCATTTGTTTTCATACCAATGACGAGATCAAAAAAATACAACTAGGTGGAAGAGCGACATATTTCTCGCCTAATTGGCAAGTATTATAG
- a CDS encoding metal-dependent hydrolase — protein sequence MDSLTQIVLGAAVGEAVLGNKVGNKAMLYGAIAGTIPDLDVLASHFTDTVTALSMHRGFTHSIVFSVVFAPILGWLVSRYEKYKDIKGWSWLFFWAFVTHPILDSYTTWGTQLFWPFDLRLAFKTIFVVDPLYTVPFLVFLILAMRQKRTASKRSFYNKMGLIVSSSYLVVTCFLKWAAYSQFQEALATQNIDYIQMDTRPAALNTILWNANVEVEDAYLLADYSFLDSQPISFESYPKNHQLLGELIHDESVQSMIHNSENWYTITKKEDQLYFNDLRFGLLSTEPQSQDFVFQYLIEVNDSGKVEFTEVKGERNPQKLLSQLWTRLKGN from the coding sequence ATGGATTCACTGACACAAATAGTGCTTGGAGCAGCAGTAGGAGAGGCTGTTTTAGGTAATAAAGTAGGTAATAAGGCAATGTTATATGGTGCTATTGCTGGAACTATTCCAGATTTAGATGTACTTGCTTCTCATTTTACCGATACGGTTACCGCACTTTCTATGCATCGTGGTTTTACACATTCCATTGTTTTTTCAGTAGTGTTTGCGCCTATTTTGGGTTGGCTTGTTTCTAGGTATGAAAAATATAAAGATATAAAAGGCTGGTCGTGGTTGTTCTTTTGGGCATTTGTGACGCATCCTATTCTTGATTCCTACACCACATGGGGAACACAGTTGTTCTGGCCATTTGATTTAAGGCTTGCGTTTAAAACTATTTTTGTCGTGGATCCACTTTATACAGTGCCATTTTTAGTGTTTTTGATTCTTGCTATGAGGCAAAAACGTACTGCGAGCAAAAGAAGCTTTTATAATAAAATGGGATTGATAGTAAGTTCTTCTTATCTGGTAGTGACTTGTTTTTTAAAGTGGGCCGCATATTCTCAGTTTCAAGAAGCCTTAGCTACTCAAAACATTGATTATATCCAGATGGATACAAGGCCTGCTGCGTTAAATACCATTTTATGGAATGCAAATGTAGAGGTAGAAGATGCCTATTTATTAGCCGATTATTCTTTTCTCGACTCACAACCCATCAGTTTTGAATCTTATCCTAAAAATCACCAGCTATTAGGAGAGCTAATTCATGATGAGTCTGTCCAAAGTATGATCCACAATTCTGAAAACTGGTACACGATCACTAAAAAAGAGGACCAGCTTTATTTCAACGATCTTAGATTTGGTCTTTTAAGTACCGAGCCACAATCTCAGGATTTTGTTTTTCAATATTTAATAGAAGTAAACGATTCGGGAAAAGTAGAATTTACAGAGGTAAAAGGAGAGCGCAATCCTCAGAAACTACTGTCACAATTATGGACACGCTTAAAAGGTAATTAG
- a CDS encoding outer membrane beta-barrel protein, translated as MNIGISNDIFKGNGSIAFNVRDSFNSNKRLVTTFGSDFTSDLELQYRVRQINLSLTYRFNQKQHRGKKGN; from the coding sequence ATGAATATTGGTATTAGTAATGATATTTTTAAAGGTAATGGATCTATAGCTTTTAATGTTAGAGATTCTTTCAATTCCAATAAACGCTTAGTGACCACATTTGGCTCAGATTTTACAAGTGATTTAGAATTACAATATCGAGTTCGTCAAATAAACTTGTCTCTCACCTATAGATTTAATCAAAAACAGCACAGAGGTAAAAAAGGGAATTAA
- a CDS encoding outer membrane beta-barrel protein, whose protein sequence is MIVSFSTFTDERNIFIGNTDINPSSVVATELSYTIKISNKFCLYHKLFYRNTANEMLFFLEKQQITIGSETQDIFASTIANIGNYTAYGTELRVSYKPFNWWHMYGELVLNRFRQRGSFRGASFDGDGLLVSRRYNTKLLSRSNRNRSI, encoded by the coding sequence ATGATAGTGTCTTTTTCTACCTTTACAGATGAGCGAAATATTTTTATAGGAAATACAGATATTAATCCGTCTTCTGTAGTAGCCACAGAGCTAAGTTATACAATTAAGATTTCTAATAAATTTTGCCTATACCATAAATTATTTTATAGAAATACTGCTAATGAGATGTTATTTTTTCTAGAAAAACAACAGATAACTATTGGTAGTGAAACTCAAGATATCTTTGCATCTACAATTGCAAATATTGGGAATTATACTGCTTATGGCACAGAATTACGTGTTTCATATAAACCTTTTAACTGGTGGCATATGTATGGAGAACTCGTTTTAAATAGATTTAGACAAAGAGGTTCGTTTAGAGGAGCAAGTTTTGATGGTGATGGTTTATTAGTCTCTAGAAGATACAATACAAAATTATTATCGAGGTCAAATAGAAACAGGTCAATATAG